One Campylobacter lari DNA segment encodes these proteins:
- a CDS encoding protein-export chaperone SecB, translating into MREIESGIFKILSIEIKKFNFEQNGVPDDSGTINCKNNIGVIAHQKDDKKKDIFLIQLDLDIQADSGNESVYNISTSILSLIAFETKDEQNKILLNNAVAIMFSYLRPMIAQITMLSGFPPYHLQPVSFEEFRVKIINEK; encoded by the coding sequence ATGAGAGAAATAGAATCTGGCATATTTAAAATTTTATCAATAGAAATAAAAAAATTTAATTTTGAACAAAATGGAGTGCCAGATGATTCTGGCACTATCAATTGTAAAAACAACATAGGTGTCATTGCGCATCAAAAAGATGACAAGAAAAAAGATATATTTTTAATCCAATTAGATTTAGATATTCAAGCAGATAGCGGTAATGAAAGTGTTTATAATATATCAACATCGATACTATCATTAATTGCTTTTGAAACTAAAGATGAACAAAATAAAATTCTTCTAAACAATGCTGTTGCAATAATGTTTTCATATTTAAGACCAATGATAGCCCAAATAACAATGCTATCTGGCTTCCCGCCTTATCACCTACAACCTGTTAGCTTTGAGGAATTTAGAGTTAAAATTATAAATGAAAAATAA
- a CDS encoding DNA/RNA non-specific endonuclease — translation MKKLIIISLLTTLALANYTQYKPSEDFAKYFTTQNCSQVLDKFYYINCYDYNYKGTKAVAYKLEADNLKGEQIKKRPRFEDDTNIPKKYRTTWSDYKNSGYDRGHTLSNASMRKTTQAQRSTFLMSNITPQNPQINQKVWNKIEKRERQVALKLGEIEVLNLVNYDSNPQRIKNQIAIPNSYIKIIKGNNFKECYKVPNYEVDNLSIKRYKFNCDVLTSNNHQS, via the coding sequence ATGAAAAAACTTATAATTATATCACTATTAACAACTCTAGCCTTAGCTAATTACACACAATATAAACCGAGTGAAGATTTTGCAAAGTATTTTACTACACAAAATTGCTCTCAGGTTTTAGATAAATTTTATTATATTAATTGCTATGATTATAACTACAAAGGCACTAAAGCAGTAGCTTATAAATTAGAAGCAGATAATCTAAAAGGCGAACAAATCAAAAAACGCCCGCGCTTTGAAGATGATACAAATATACCTAAAAAATATCGTACCACTTGGAGTGATTATAAAAATAGTGGTTATGATAGAGGACATACCCTTTCTAATGCCTCTATGAGAAAAACTACTCAAGCTCAAAGAAGTACATTCTTAATGAGTAATATTACTCCGCAAAATCCACAAATTAATCAAAAAGTATGGAATAAGATTGAAAAAAGAGAAAGACAAGTAGCTTTAAAGCTTGGAGAAATTGAAGTTTTAAATTTAGTTAATTATGATAGCAACCCACAAAGAATAAAAAATCAAATTGCTATTCCAAACTCTTATATCAAGATTATAAAAGGTAATAATTTTAAAGAATGCTATAAAGTTCCAAATTATGAAGTCGATAATTTAAGTATAAAAAGATATAAGTTTAATTGTGATGTTTTAACTAGCAATAATCATCAGTCTTAA
- a CDS encoding S24 family peptidase: MFYKLNKEYLTEVLKEKKISRSKLAQMLTDNGYEISLDGIAYWYRSENNQPENYENVIKIAQVLNVPIEKLAPINDNIKTNIIPLLKKDNQIEFKYYPDISASAGYGVLAQDINYTSICVDGSFLKEILDIPIKKSYDIIKINGDSMEPLLTHGDFVVIDRSKNTLGTISSADIVIFRQGEDLYCKKIKKEAFCDFIYLVSENKDYKEVKISDFVQCEIIGVVVSKMTVETFKNFIEVVR; this comes from the coding sequence ATGTTTTATAAATTAAACAAAGAATATTTAACAGAAGTGCTGAAAGAGAAAAAAATCAGTAGAAGTAAACTCGCTCAAATGCTAACAGACAACGGCTATGAAATATCATTAGATGGCATAGCCTATTGGTATAGATCTGAAAACAACCAACCTGAAAATTATGAAAATGTTATAAAAATTGCTCAAGTGTTAAATGTTCCAATAGAAAAATTAGCACCAATAAACGATAATATAAAAACAAATATAATTCCCTTGTTAAAAAAAGACAATCAAATCGAATTTAAATACTATCCTGATATTTCTGCTTCAGCTGGATATGGAGTTTTAGCACAAGATATAAATTATACTAGTATTTGTGTTGATGGAAGTTTTCTAAAAGAGATTTTAGACATTCCTATAAAAAAAAGCTACGATATTATAAAAATAAATGGCGATAGCATGGAGCCACTTTTAACACATGGAGATTTTGTTGTTATTGATAGAAGCAAAAATACTCTTGGCACTATATCGAGTGCTGATATAGTTATTTTTAGACAAGGCGAAGATCTATATTGTAAAAAAATTAAAAAAGAAGCTTTTTGCGATTTTATTTATTTAGTATCTGAAAACAAAGACTACAAAGAAGTTAAAATTAGCGATTTTGTGCAGTGTGAAATTATAGGGGTGGTTGTATCAAAAATGACAGTTGAAACCTTTAAAAATTTTATAGAAGTGGTGAGATGA
- a CDS encoding Panacea domain-containing protein: protein MKALDVAKYFLFLARSKEAGDTLSNLKIQKMLYYAQGYMLAIFEKPLFDDRIEAWKHGPVIRTVYEQFKKYGSNSISFDELEDFDTDCIADNKDAHELLVLIFDKYGSMGAWELREKTHEEYPWKSSYVASLGNEITQDTIATFFKEENKKEALRLKELQKNDMEINELWP, encoded by the coding sequence ATGAAAGCATTAGATGTTGCAAAATACTTTTTATTCTTAGCAAGAAGTAAAGAAGCTGGCGATACGCTATCAAATTTAAAAATACAAAAAATGCTTTATTATGCACAAGGGTATATGCTTGCCATATTTGAAAAACCACTCTTTGATGATAGAATAGAAGCGTGGAAACATGGCCCTGTAATTAGAACAGTGTATGAACAATTTAAAAAATATGGATCAAATTCTATCTCTTTTGATGAACTTGAAGATTTTGATACAGATTGTATTGCTGACAATAAAGATGCCCATGAGCTTTTAGTTCTTATTTTTGACAAATACGGTTCTATGGGGGCTTGGGAGCTTAGAGAAAAAACCCACGAAGAATATCCTTGGAAAAGTTCTTATGTTGCAAGTCTTGGAAATGAAATTACACAAGATACAATAGCTACTTTTTTTAAGGAAGAAAATAAAAAAGAAGCATTAAGACTAAAAGAATTACAAAAAAATGATATGGAAATTAATGAATTATGGCCTTAA